Proteins from one Falco cherrug isolate bFalChe1 chromosome 7, bFalChe1.pri, whole genome shotgun sequence genomic window:
- the SEMA4B gene encoding semaphorin-4B isoform X2 gives MAARPALPVVAHSVLAALLLSAAQERVPRVSLPYDSAERVVQRFEVPGVSNYTALLLSPDGGTLYLGARELLVAINTSHFQPGAPARRLLWSADEEKKKQCVFKGKDPQRDCHNYIKMLLQLNSTHLYTCGTCAFSPACAYINVQHFSLERDASGKVLLEDGKGRCPFDPEYRSTAVMVDGELYAGTVSNFQGNEPTIYRSQESRIALKTENSLNWLQDPVFVGSAYLRESLPAGNPEGDDDKVYFFFSETGKEFDYFENTIVSRIARVCKGDQGGERVLQRRWTTFLKAQLLCSHPEDGFPFNVVQDIFVLTPGELHWRETLFYGVFTSQWNKGGLGSSAVCAFPMRSVQRAFSGLYKEVNRETQQWYTDTGPVPEPRPGTCITSHTRHLKINSSLQMPDRVLNFIKDHFLMDSPVRSQPLLLQSRLRYQQIGVHRAQGLHSTYDVLFLGTDDGRLHKAVRVNHGVHIIEEIRLFPAGQPVLQLLLDQDQGLVYAATYTAVAQVPFANCSLYRSCGECVLARDPFCAWSRGACRRATLHPPAHPQLWAQDIEDADTERLCQLANASQPRPRILLPPASGTPCQRIQLLPNAVRPLPCQLLSNLASRRWLHDGVPINASYLVLPDGALILVGSPERAGTYECWSLEEGFRKLMASYCVSVQELAHGPLNPGRKVATGRDALETVSTSRSTSAVGSTAARLDGKTYWTEFLVMCVLFAAAVLVLALFLLHRHRDGMKALLEPGDPSRHQKPPRKPVESLPLNGSSLPSTAPEHKGYQALQDNYIVSTPVHEPPGPPRAFSESEKRPLHVRDSFVEVSPACQRPRVRLGSEIQDSVV, from the exons atGGCGGCGCGGCCGGCGCTGCCCGTCGTGGCGCACTCGGTGCTGGCggccctgctgctctctgcgGCGCAGGAGCGCGTCCCGCGGGTCAGCCTGCCCTACG ACTCGGCCGAGCGGGTTGTGCAGCGGTTCGAGGTGCCTGGCGTGTCCAACTACACGGCCCTGCTGCTGAGCCCGGACGGCGGCACCCTGTACCTGGGAGCGCGCGAGCTGCTTGTCGCCATCAACACCAGCCACTTCCAGCCCGGAGCACCGGCTCGCAGG ctgctgtggagTGCAGATGAGGAGAAGAAGAAGCAGTGCGTGTTCAAGGGCAAGGACCCCCAG AGAGATTGCCACAACTACAtcaagatgctgctgcagctgaacagcaccCACCTCTACACCTGTGGGACCTGCGCCTTCAGTCCTGCCTGCGCCTACATC AATGTCCAGCACTTCAGCCTGGAGCGGGACGCATCAGggaaggtgctgctggaggatgGGAAGGGACGCTGCCCCTTTGACCCTGAGTACCGGTCCACAGCCGTCATGGTCG ACGGCGAGCTCTACGCCGGGACTGTCAGCAACTTCCAGGGCAACGAGCCGACCATCTACCGCAGCCAGGAGAGCCGCATTGCCCTCAAGACAGAGAACTCCCTCAACTGGCTGCAGG ACCCGGTCTTCGTGGGCTCAGCCTACCTGCGGGAGAGCCTCCCTGCCGGCAACCCTGAGGGCGATGACGACAAGGTCTACTTCTTCTTCAGTGAGACCGGCAAGGAGTTTGACTACTTCGAGAACACCATCGTCTCACGCATTGCACGTGTGTGCAAG GGGGACCAGGGTGGGGAGCGCGTGCTGCAGCGGCGGTGGACGACCTTCCTGAAGGCACAGCTGCTTTGCTCACACCCCGAGGACGGCTTTCCCTTCAACGTGGTGCAAGATATCTTTGTGCTCACCCCGGGGGAGCTGCACTGGAGGGAGACGCTCTTCTACGGAGTCTTCACCTCGCAGTG GAACAAGGGTGGCCTGGGCAGCTCAGCCGTGTGCGCCTTCCCCATGCGCAGTGTGCAGCGAGCCTTCAGCGGGCTCTACAAGGAGGTGAACCGTGAGACGCAGCAGTGGTACACGGACACCGGCCCTGTGCCAGAGCCCCGGCCGGGCACG tGCATCACCAGCCACACGCGGCACCTGAAGATCAACTCGTCCCTCCAGATGCCGGACCGGGTGCTGAACTTCATCAAGGACCACTTCCTGATGGACAGCCCCGTGCGCAGCcagccgctgctgctgcagagccgcCTGCGCTACCAGCAGATCGGCGTCCACCGCGCACAGGGCCTCCACAGCACCTACGATGTCCTTTTCCTGGGCACAG ATGATGGTCGGTTGCACAAGGCTGTGCGTGTGAACCACGGGGTGCACATCATCGAGGAGATCCGCCTCTTCCCCGCTGGCCAGCCcgttctccagctgctgctggaccaGGACCAG GGCCTGGTCTATGCAGCCACCTACACGGCAGTGGCTCAGGTGCCCTTCGCCAACTGCAGCCTGTACCGCAGCTGTGGGGAGTGTGTGCTGGCACGGGATCCCTTCTGCGCCTGGAGCCGGGGTGCCTGCCGCAGGGccaccctgcaccccccagCGCACCCCCA GCTCTGGGCGCAGGACATCGAGGACGCTGACACGGAGCGGCTCTGCCAGCTGGCCAATGCGtcccagccccgtccccgcATCCTCCTGCCCCCAG CCTCAGGCACCCCATGCCAGCGGATCCAGCTGCTGCCCAATGCGGTGCGGCCGCTGCCGTGCCAGCTGCTCTCCAACCTGGCCTCGCGGCGCTGGCTGCACGACGGGGTGCCCATCAACGCCTCCTACCTGGTGCTGCCCGACGGGGCCCTCATCCTGGTGGGCAGCCCCGAGCGGGCGGGCACCTACGAGTGCTGGTCGCTGGAAGAGGGCTTCCGCAAGCTGATGGCCAGCTACTGTGTGAGTGTGCAGGAGCTGGCCCACGGGCCACTGAACCCTGGCAGGAAGGTGGCCACCGGCCGGGATGCCCTGGAGACAGTCAGCACATCCCGGAGCACCTCAGCGGTGGGCAGCACCGCAGCCCGGCTGGATGGCAAGACCTACTGGACCGAGTTCTTGGTGATGTGTGTGCTCTTCGCGGCAGCCGTCCTTGTGCTGgcccttttccttctgcatcgGCACCGTGATGGCATGAAAGCCTTGCTGGAGCCTGGTGACCCCAGCCGGCACCAGAAGCCGCCCCGCAAGCCGGTGGAGAGCCTGCCCCTGAAcggcagcagcctgcccagcacGGCACCCGAACACAAGGGCTACCAGGCCTTGCAGGACAACTACATCGTCAGCACCCCCGTGCATGAGCCCCCGGGCCCCCCACGCGCCTTCTCCGAGTCGGAGAAGAGGCCCCTCCATGTCCGGGACAGCTTCGTGGAGGTGTCTCCCGCCTGCCAAAGACCCCGGGTGCGCCTGGGCTCCGAGATCCAGGACTCGGTGGTGTGA
- the SEMA4B gene encoding semaphorin-4B isoform X1: protein MWVGRKNPGLQRPGGFAGGGGGPAGSARPGMAARPALPVVAHSVLAALLLSAAQERVPRVSLPYDSAERVVQRFEVPGVSNYTALLLSPDGGTLYLGARELLVAINTSHFQPGAPARRLLWSADEEKKKQCVFKGKDPQRDCHNYIKMLLQLNSTHLYTCGTCAFSPACAYINVQHFSLERDASGKVLLEDGKGRCPFDPEYRSTAVMVDGELYAGTVSNFQGNEPTIYRSQESRIALKTENSLNWLQDPVFVGSAYLRESLPAGNPEGDDDKVYFFFSETGKEFDYFENTIVSRIARVCKGDQGGERVLQRRWTTFLKAQLLCSHPEDGFPFNVVQDIFVLTPGELHWRETLFYGVFTSQWNKGGLGSSAVCAFPMRSVQRAFSGLYKEVNRETQQWYTDTGPVPEPRPGTCITSHTRHLKINSSLQMPDRVLNFIKDHFLMDSPVRSQPLLLQSRLRYQQIGVHRAQGLHSTYDVLFLGTDDGRLHKAVRVNHGVHIIEEIRLFPAGQPVLQLLLDQDQGLVYAATYTAVAQVPFANCSLYRSCGECVLARDPFCAWSRGACRRATLHPPAHPQLWAQDIEDADTERLCQLANASQPRPRILLPPASGTPCQRIQLLPNAVRPLPCQLLSNLASRRWLHDGVPINASYLVLPDGALILVGSPERAGTYECWSLEEGFRKLMASYCVSVQELAHGPLNPGRKVATGRDALETVSTSRSTSAVGSTAARLDGKTYWTEFLVMCVLFAAAVLVLALFLLHRHRDGMKALLEPGDPSRHQKPPRKPVESLPLNGSSLPSTAPEHKGYQALQDNYIVSTPVHEPPGPPRAFSESEKRPLHVRDSFVEVSPACQRPRVRLGSEIQDSVV from the exons GTCTGCAGCGCCCGGGCGGCTTCGCGGGAGGCGGCGGAGGCCCGgccggctcggcccggcccgggatGGCGGCGCGGCCGGCGCTGCCCGTCGTGGCGCACTCGGTGCTGGCggccctgctgctctctgcgGCGCAGGAGCGCGTCCCGCGGGTCAGCCTGCCCTACG ACTCGGCCGAGCGGGTTGTGCAGCGGTTCGAGGTGCCTGGCGTGTCCAACTACACGGCCCTGCTGCTGAGCCCGGACGGCGGCACCCTGTACCTGGGAGCGCGCGAGCTGCTTGTCGCCATCAACACCAGCCACTTCCAGCCCGGAGCACCGGCTCGCAGG ctgctgtggagTGCAGATGAGGAGAAGAAGAAGCAGTGCGTGTTCAAGGGCAAGGACCCCCAG AGAGATTGCCACAACTACAtcaagatgctgctgcagctgaacagcaccCACCTCTACACCTGTGGGACCTGCGCCTTCAGTCCTGCCTGCGCCTACATC AATGTCCAGCACTTCAGCCTGGAGCGGGACGCATCAGggaaggtgctgctggaggatgGGAAGGGACGCTGCCCCTTTGACCCTGAGTACCGGTCCACAGCCGTCATGGTCG ACGGCGAGCTCTACGCCGGGACTGTCAGCAACTTCCAGGGCAACGAGCCGACCATCTACCGCAGCCAGGAGAGCCGCATTGCCCTCAAGACAGAGAACTCCCTCAACTGGCTGCAGG ACCCGGTCTTCGTGGGCTCAGCCTACCTGCGGGAGAGCCTCCCTGCCGGCAACCCTGAGGGCGATGACGACAAGGTCTACTTCTTCTTCAGTGAGACCGGCAAGGAGTTTGACTACTTCGAGAACACCATCGTCTCACGCATTGCACGTGTGTGCAAG GGGGACCAGGGTGGGGAGCGCGTGCTGCAGCGGCGGTGGACGACCTTCCTGAAGGCACAGCTGCTTTGCTCACACCCCGAGGACGGCTTTCCCTTCAACGTGGTGCAAGATATCTTTGTGCTCACCCCGGGGGAGCTGCACTGGAGGGAGACGCTCTTCTACGGAGTCTTCACCTCGCAGTG GAACAAGGGTGGCCTGGGCAGCTCAGCCGTGTGCGCCTTCCCCATGCGCAGTGTGCAGCGAGCCTTCAGCGGGCTCTACAAGGAGGTGAACCGTGAGACGCAGCAGTGGTACACGGACACCGGCCCTGTGCCAGAGCCCCGGCCGGGCACG tGCATCACCAGCCACACGCGGCACCTGAAGATCAACTCGTCCCTCCAGATGCCGGACCGGGTGCTGAACTTCATCAAGGACCACTTCCTGATGGACAGCCCCGTGCGCAGCcagccgctgctgctgcagagccgcCTGCGCTACCAGCAGATCGGCGTCCACCGCGCACAGGGCCTCCACAGCACCTACGATGTCCTTTTCCTGGGCACAG ATGATGGTCGGTTGCACAAGGCTGTGCGTGTGAACCACGGGGTGCACATCATCGAGGAGATCCGCCTCTTCCCCGCTGGCCAGCCcgttctccagctgctgctggaccaGGACCAG GGCCTGGTCTATGCAGCCACCTACACGGCAGTGGCTCAGGTGCCCTTCGCCAACTGCAGCCTGTACCGCAGCTGTGGGGAGTGTGTGCTGGCACGGGATCCCTTCTGCGCCTGGAGCCGGGGTGCCTGCCGCAGGGccaccctgcaccccccagCGCACCCCCA GCTCTGGGCGCAGGACATCGAGGACGCTGACACGGAGCGGCTCTGCCAGCTGGCCAATGCGtcccagccccgtccccgcATCCTCCTGCCCCCAG CCTCAGGCACCCCATGCCAGCGGATCCAGCTGCTGCCCAATGCGGTGCGGCCGCTGCCGTGCCAGCTGCTCTCCAACCTGGCCTCGCGGCGCTGGCTGCACGACGGGGTGCCCATCAACGCCTCCTACCTGGTGCTGCCCGACGGGGCCCTCATCCTGGTGGGCAGCCCCGAGCGGGCGGGCACCTACGAGTGCTGGTCGCTGGAAGAGGGCTTCCGCAAGCTGATGGCCAGCTACTGTGTGAGTGTGCAGGAGCTGGCCCACGGGCCACTGAACCCTGGCAGGAAGGTGGCCACCGGCCGGGATGCCCTGGAGACAGTCAGCACATCCCGGAGCACCTCAGCGGTGGGCAGCACCGCAGCCCGGCTGGATGGCAAGACCTACTGGACCGAGTTCTTGGTGATGTGTGTGCTCTTCGCGGCAGCCGTCCTTGTGCTGgcccttttccttctgcatcgGCACCGTGATGGCATGAAAGCCTTGCTGGAGCCTGGTGACCCCAGCCGGCACCAGAAGCCGCCCCGCAAGCCGGTGGAGAGCCTGCCCCTGAAcggcagcagcctgcccagcacGGCACCCGAACACAAGGGCTACCAGGCCTTGCAGGACAACTACATCGTCAGCACCCCCGTGCATGAGCCCCCGGGCCCCCCACGCGCCTTCTCCGAGTCGGAGAAGAGGCCCCTCCATGTCCGGGACAGCTTCGTGGAGGTGTCTCCCGCCTGCCAAAGACCCCGGGTGCGCCTGGGCTCCGAGATCCAGGACTCGGTGGTGTGA
- the CIB1 gene encoding calcium and integrin-binding protein 1 produces MGGSASLLPRDALGEYQELTFLSKPEILLAYKRFSELLPKEERENACSARVPKSQILTLPELRANPFQHRICRVFSTSDNEDDSMSFEDFLDMLSVFSDSATSDIKSHYAFRIFDFDDDGTLDRKDLEKLVNCLTGQGEESQLSSAEMEQLIQNILEESDIDKDGTINLSEFQHVVSRSPDFASSFKIVL; encoded by the exons ATGGGGGGCTCGGCCAGCCTGCTGCCGCGGGACGCGCTGGGCGAGTACCAG GAGCTGACGTTCCTGAGCAAGCCGGAGATCCTGCT TGCCTACAAGAGGTTCAGTGAACTGCTGccaaaggaggagagggagaatgCCTGCTCCGCACGGGTTCCCAAGAGCCAGATCCTGACGCTGCCTGAGCTGCGG GCAAACCCCTTCCAGCACCGGATCTGTCGGGTGTTCTCCACCTCAGACAATGAGGATGACAGCATGTCCTTTGAAGACTTCCTCGATATGTTGAGCGTCTTCAGTGACTCCGCTACCTCGGACATCAAATCCCACTATGCCTTCCGCATCTTTG ACTTTGATGATGATGGGACCCTGGACAGAAAGGACTTGGAGAAACTGGTGAACTGTCTGACGGGCCAAGGTGAGGAGTCGCAGCTGAGCAGCGCGGAGATGGAGCAGCTCATCCAAAAT aTACTGGAGGAGTCCGACATCGACAAGGATGGCACCATCAACCTCTCCGAGTTCCAGCACGTCGTCTCCCGCTCTCCAGACTTTGCCAG CTCCTTCAAGATCGTCCTGTGA
- the GDPGP1 gene encoding GDP-D-glucose phosphorylase 1 codes for MAAAREEEAGELGPRDFVYGEKDFVPQAAGWDTEPGSAPSRFDRALLEGWNDRMERGLFRYRLGPLPTRVLPGPMRLVAQLNVQRGTERRPPQAVRSLRQPFDPQAFNFTRIRPGEVLLRLRRAGGGPAAPDQLLVAINVSPLERGHVLLLPEPARGLPQALTAPLLHGGLEAALLSAHPGFRVGFNGLGGCASVNHLHLHAFYLGCPLLVESAPARPLGPPGGLSLLPGVPAPAFLFYAAGPAGLEALARDVCRAAEHLTDTGLAYNVLATRGDPPGGPGAGGERGLRVLLWARKPSFGAKAGAAFNVALCELAGYLPLPAAPLYQDITEAQALCAIRQHLLPEPQLLRLGQDLARLLAS; via the coding sequence ATGGCGGCGGCGCGCGAGGAGGAAGCGGGCGAACTCGGCCCCCGGGACTTTGTCTATGGGGAAAAGGACTTCGTCCcgcaggctgctggctgggacACCGAGCCGGGCTCCGCGCCGTCCCGCTTCGACCGGGCGCTGCTGGAGGGTTGGAACGACAGGATGGAGCGCGGTTTGTTCCGGTACCGGCTGGGGCCGCTGCCCACCCGCGTCTTGCCCGGCCCCATGCGCCTCGTGGCCCAGCTCAACGTCCAGCGCGGCACCGAGCGTCGCCCGCCGCAGGCCGTCCGCAGCCTCCGGCAGCCCTTCGACCCCCAGGCCTTCAACTTCACCCGGATCCGCCCTGGCGAGGTGCTGCTCCGGCTGCgcagggcggggggcggccccgcggcccccgaCCAGCTCCTGGTGGCCATTAACGTTAGCCCGCTGGAGCGGGGCCACGTCCTGCTGCTGCCCGAGCCGGCGCGGGGGCTGCCGCAGGCCCTGACGGCGCCGCTGCTGCACGGCGGGCTGGAGGCGGCCCTGCTCAGCGCCCACCCGGGGTTCCGCGTCGGCTTCAacggcctggggggctgcgccTCCGTCAACCACCTGCACCTGCACGCCTTCTACCTGGGCTGCCCGCTGCTGGTGGAGTCGgcgcccgcccggcccctcGGCCCGCCCGGCGGCCTCAGCCTCCTGCCGGGCGTCCCGGCGCCCGCCTTCCTCTTCTatgccgccggccccgccggcctGGAGGCGCTGGCCCGGGACGTCTGCCGGGCGGCGGAGCACCTGACGGACACCGGCCTGGCCTACAACGTCTTGGCCACGCGAGGAGATcccccgggggggccgggggcgggcggcgagCGGGGGCTGCGGGTGCTGCTGTGGGCGCGCAAGCCCAGCTTCGGCGCCAAGGCGGGGGCGGCCTTCAACGTGGCGCTGTGCGAGCTGGCGGGCTACCTGCCGCTGCCGGCCGCGCCGCTCTACCAGGACATCACCGAGGCGCAGGCCCTGTGCGCCATCCGCCAGCACCTCCTCCCGGAGCCGCAGCTGCTGCGCCTCGGCCAGGACCTGGCGCGGCTCCTGGCGAGCTGA